A single genomic interval of Myxococcota bacterium harbors:
- a CDS encoding DoxX family protein, whose amino-acid sequence MSIVKRVLLYLQAAFYLFGGTMHFLRADAYLPMMPDYLPAHAELVFLSGVAEVLCGLGLLLPQTRRLAAWGTIALLIAVFPANIHVALHNVPLFGATEGAGALNWVRLPFQAVLMLWAGWYTGESVTRQRAPEPLSAPR is encoded by the coding sequence GTGTCGATCGTCAAGCGCGTCCTGTTGTATCTCCAGGCGGCGTTCTATCTGTTCGGTGGGACCATGCATTTCCTGCGGGCGGACGCCTATCTGCCCATGATGCCGGACTATCTCCCGGCGCACGCGGAGCTCGTGTTCCTCTCCGGCGTGGCCGAGGTACTGTGCGGGCTGGGTCTGCTCTTGCCGCAGACGCGGCGGCTGGCGGCGTGGGGCACGATCGCGCTCTTGATCGCCGTCTTCCCCGCGAACATCCACGTGGCGCTGCACAACGTGCCGCTGTTCGGCGCGACCGAGGGCGCGGGGGCGCTCAACTGGGTGCGCCTCCCCTTCCAGGCCGTGCTGATGCTCTGGGCGGGGTGGTACACGGGTGAGTCCGTCACTCGGCAGCGAGCGCCTGAACCGCTGAGTGCACCGCGCTGA
- a CDS encoding biopolymer transporter ExbD: MAARSLPSGDDEGGEGIVAEINITPLTDIFLVLLIIFMVTTSVISNQGKEVDLPNSAVASSTPTGVSVTVTSEGEIEVDGKAVSEKELPARLKAALDAAKDKIVILRGDKKVLLGQAVNILDLAQEAGAKGIALATKPPAPGEKS, from the coding sequence ATGGCCGCCCGCTCCCTGCCTAGCGGAGACGACGAAGGCGGCGAGGGCATCGTCGCCGAGATCAACATCACGCCGCTGACCGACATCTTCCTCGTGCTGCTGATCATCTTCATGGTCACGACCAGCGTGATCTCGAACCAGGGCAAAGAGGTCGACCTGCCGAACTCCGCCGTGGCGTCGTCGACACCGACCGGTGTCTCGGTCACGGTGACTTCGGAGGGCGAGATCGAGGTCGACGGCAAGGCCGTGAGTGAGAAGGAGCTGCCGGCCCGGCTGAAGGCCGCGCTCGACGCCGCGAAGGACAAGATCGTGATCCTGCGCGGCGACAAGAAGGTGCTGCTCGGCCAGGCCGTGAACATCCTCGACCTGGCGCAGGAAGCCGGCGCCAAGGGCATCGCGCTCGCGACCAAGCCACCCGCGCCCGGCGAGAAGTCCTGA